The DNA sequence GGCCATGAACATAAGGGACGGCGCTCGCGCCATGGATCGTTCCGCTTGCCACATCGACTGCCCCAGGCATGCTCATCGCAATTCCTTCAACAGGGCTGATGAACCGGAGGTCCTCGACAGCGTTTCCGATTGCTTCAATAAATGCTTCAATACCTTCCTTTGGAGTCGGGATTGATGACTTTTTTATAATGCTGCCCGCTTCATCCATCAAAGCATATTTTATGGATGAGCCCCCTACATCAAATGCTGCATAATTTCGCATGCTCCTACCCCCATATATCCTTTCGCCAAAGGATCATTTTCCTTCTTTTACAGATGTGTTCCGCAGGATTCCCTGATGATCAGCTCAGAGTCGATCAGGGCAGGCCGCGGCTGGGATTTGCCGTTGATGAGATCGTTCAGCATATAAGCTGACAGTTTCCCGAATTTCTCTTTATCCTGTTTTACAGTCGACAGCTTGGGATCGCTGTAGCGGCAGGCAGCAATATCATCGCAGCCAATCACCCTTATATCGTGAGGGACGGAAAGCCCGGCTTCCTTAATGGCCCTTAATGCTCCAAGCGCCATTAAATCTGAGGCCGCAAAGACAGCCTCTGGCTTCCTTTTCCCCTCAAGGATCCTTTTCATGCAATCATAGCCGCTGTCTTCATGATAATCACCATATTGAATCCAGTCGTCCCTGATTTCCAGGCCGAACTGGTTCATGGCCTCAAGGAATCCCTTCTTCCGCAAGTTGGAAATGACAGATCCCTTCATTCCTCCTATAAAACCAACATCCCTGACTGAATTCAGGTAAAGATGTTCAATGACCTTTCGGGAAAGATTCACGTTATCTGTCATGACAAAGGCTGATTTCGGACCTGACAGTTCAATGTCGATCCCGATGCATGGAAAGTCAGCCTTAGCTAGCTCATGTACTGCTTCCTCTACTTCTTCCCCGGCAATGACGAGGCAGCCGTCCACATTGAAGTGTCTGCATCTTGCCATATAGCTTCCATTGTCCTGCCGGAAATTTTCATTGGAGAACATGAGGATATCATAGCCGAGCATGCCGATATTCTTTTTAAAAGAAGAAATGACTTCATTGAAATATGGGTGGGTCATGTCAACATTGATTTTGCCGGCATAAATCAGGCCAATCAGATTGGATTTTTTCGTGGCGAGCGACCGCGCTGAGAAATTTGGTTCATAATCCATCTCAAGAATGACATCCATTACCTTTTTCTTCGTTCTTTCGCTGATGCCTCCGTAATTATTGATGACCTTTGATACGGTAGCGGCAGAGACACCTGCAATTTCCGCAATATTCTTTATCGTTAGGCTCATGAGAATCCCTTCTGCTTCCAAATTATGTTCTTTGTTACTAGATTACTAGCTGTTCCCTTTCCTTTCAATCTCCAGAATCAGAAAGGTCCGATTATTTTACAGACCCTTCTGTAATGCTGGAAATGAAAAGCTTGTTAAACATCAGGAATATGACCAAAAGAGGTACGGTAGCCCAGAAAACACCTGACATGATCATCCCAAAATCAATATTATGGGTGTTGCTGAGATTGGCCAAAGCCACCTGAATTGTATACATTTCTGGGTCCCTCAGCACAGTAAATTGCCACAGGAACTCTCCCCATACAGCCGTAAACACGATGATCCCCAGCGTGGCGAAGGCAGGCAGAATGATGGGCAGGACAATGCTGCGGTAGATCCTAAAGTTAGAGCACCCATCCAGCTTGGCCGCTTCTATCAATTCATCCGGCACAGCTTCGTTCACATATTGCCTCATCAGGAAGATTCCCAGAGGATTCAGGAAGAACAGGAGCATCACCCCGGGAAGTGTATCCAGAAGACCAGCTTTGGAAATCAGGAAATACTGGGGGATGAGGCCGAGCTGCGGCGGAATAATCATGGTTACCAGGATTGAGATGAATAGAATATTTTTCCCGGGAAACTTGAACTTTGCAAATGCGAAACCGGCCAGTGAACTGATCGCCAGTACCACAAGCGTAACAACCACACAGATGATAAAGGAATTCCACATTGCGTTGAAAAAATCAATATTGCTCAGTACTTTCTTGAAATTGTCCACAAGCAGATTCCCAGGTGTCAGTGTCGGAGGAATCGTGTTGTATGCTGAGCTTGGACTCGTCGCCATTACAAACATCCAGTAAAAAGGGAAAAGGGAGACTAAAGAAGCAATACTCAGAAACAAGTAGATCGGCAGATTCCCTTTTCCTGGTTTCTTTTTGGCAGTGTTCATGCTCATTTCGCAGCCCTCCTTTTGCCCCGCCCATATCCGGATGTCAGCATCGTATTGATGGTTGCGAAAGCAGCGATGATGACAAGCAGAATGATGGCTGTTGCAGATGCTGTACCAAATGATTGAAGTTTGAACGCATCACGGTACAAATACATAACAATCGTCATTGCTTCATCCCTTGAAAATGCTCCGGCCCCAAGGAATACAGTAGGCTCTGAGAACAGCTGGAGCGCACCGACTGTTGAGAAGAAAACGGTCAGGAGAATAAACGGCTTCAGCAGCGGAAGTGTAATGTAAAAAAGCTGCTGCGTTTTGCTTGCTCCATCGATTGTTGCCGCTTCGTACAAGTCGTTCGGAATACTCTGGATCCCAGCCAGGAAAATGATCGTATTATAGCCGACCCATCTCCAGAAAACCATAATGGAGATGGCGATTTTTGTCCCCCATTCGGAAGCTCCCCAGTTGACCGGATCAAAGCCGAAAAGGCCCAATACATAGTTGGCCAGCGACGTTTCATGGTTGCTGAACAGGACGCTGAAGATCAAGGCCACTGCTACCATGGAGGTGATATAAGGCATAAAGATCGTAACCCGGAAGAAATTTTTAAACCGGATGAACGTAAGATTGAGCAGAAAGGCCAGAATGATACCGATAATCAGCTGTGGTGCTGTTCCTAAAAGCCCCATCACAATTGTATTGTAAACCGATTTCCAGAAGAGCGGATCTTCCAGTACAATTTTGAAGTTATTCAGACCGGCAAACGTCATTGGGCTTAGTCCGTTCCATTTCTGAAAAGCCAGGTATAAGCTGAATAGGGCCGGATAAAGGCCAATGATGGCAAAAATGATAAAAAAAGGTGCAATATATAAATAGCCGGATATCATATCTTTCTTTGATTCAGACAGACGCTTTTTCGTTCCAGTCATCTGGCCTGTACCCGTCTTGCTTTCTTTGGCAGCTGTTTGCATGTTTCCGCCTCTTTTCTATGCATAAATCAGGAAATGGCTCAAATAAGCCATTTCCCCTTTCATTCTTTATCTTCCTAGTAAGTCTTTTGCCCGTTTGATGGCAGCTTTCCATTCTTTTTCAGGATCTTTGCCGTTTTGAACATTCTTCAGGGCATTTACAACCTCCTGGTGAACCGGGAAGTACTTCTCGCCTTTAAAGACAGCGCCTTCGATATCCTGGGCAGCATTTGCAAATACAGTCGAAGTTACCTGTCCGCCAAAGAATTCATCTTCATTTGATTTGAAAGCATCCATATCATAGACAGCTGGTGCAGAAGGGAACAGTCCCTTGCTCTGGAAGGATTCAAGCTGCTGTTCAGGTGCAACAAGCCACTCGATAAAGTCATATGCTGCCTGTGCATTTTTTGTTTCCTTCGGTACAGCTATATAAGAACCGCCCCAGTTTGCAGCGAACTCCTTCGGCAGTGTGGCAACTCTCCACTTGCCTACTGCATCCGGCGCATTGCCTTCCATCCAGCCCTTCAGCCAGCCAGCTCCAAGCTCTGCTGCAAATTCGCCTTTATTGACAGCATTGGACCATTCAGGAGACCACATGTCATACTTTCCAACGATGCCCAATTCATTGAGCTTAACGGCATAATCGTACGCTTCCTTAACGGCATTACCGTCTTCTTCAAGCAGAAGCTCTCCATCAGGATTCAGATAAGTACTTTCTGCTGCATCCAAATAGGCACGGTACGCCATCTCGATGCTATCGACGAATGGTTTGCCGGTCTTTTCCTTCAACTGAATGCCAGCTTCCTGGAAAGCCTCCGGCGAATTGATGAGTGACTCCACCTCGGCAGGCTCTGTCGGAAGACCGGCTTCCTCGAATAGATCTACACGATAATACAAAGCCTTCGGCCCGATATCGGTCGGCATACCGAACAGGAAGTCTCCATCCGCATTTTCTCCGCCCTTCCATTTCCAATCCAGATATTGATCTTGTACATCCTTGGCACCTAAATCGTATAAGTTCTCGAAACGGTCCTGGGCAACTTTAAAGCGGTCGAACTGGTCAATTTCCAGCATGGCAATATCCGGCGCCCCGCTGCCGGCTGATAATGCAGTAAATAAGGCATCATGGTGATCTGCGGTCTCTGATGATTTCACTTTGATTTTGACATTCGGATTTTGTTCTGTATATTTCTTTGCAAGCTCCTCATAATTGGTAGCTCCGAAGGTCCAGAAGCTCAGGGTTACGTCGCCGCCTCCATCGGATCCTCCGGATGAAGTTTCCTCGCCGCTGCAAGCTGCAAGCGATAACGCAAGAACAGATGATGCTCCGAATGCCGCTATTTTTTTTAGGCTATTCCATTTCAAGTGAATCTCCCCCATTATTAGTAAGTAAATTTGAACCATCCCTTTGAGAACCTGCCCAATCCTGCCTTCAGCCACCCCCTCCAATAGAATCCCAGGACCTGTCTAAAATTTAATAAGTATGGAAACCGGTTTCCGTAATGGGTGGAAACCGCTTTCATTTGTTATTATAAGAGCCTGTTTTTCAGAAATCAACTATATTTTTGAAAATTTAGTCAATATTTTTTTTTGAAATTAGACTAATATAATAATACTCTCTTTAAAATCAGTTAATCAACGCTGTTATTAAACTAATTTCCAGGGTTTTTCTTCCTCACAGAAACCGATTTCCAAAATAAAAGAGAGCATTACGCTCCCTTTTTTCTTTATAAGCCTATAACGTTTCTCCATTGCTTTTTATTACTTCGCTATACCAATAAAAACTCTTCTTCTTTGTTCTTTTAAGGTCATGCTCGCCTTCTTCATGCTGATTAACATATACAAAGCCATATCTCTTCTGAAATCCATTAAGCCAGCTCAGCAGGTCGGTAAAGGACCAGACACAATAGCCAAGCAGCTCCACTCCATCGGAAATAGCTTCTTGCATGGACTGGATATGAGCACGGATAAAAGCAATTCTGTAATCATCATTCACCTTTCCATCTTCTTCTAGCTTATCGAACTCACCCAGCCCATTTTCACTGATCAGTACTGGTAGCTGGTATCTGCTTGTGATCCGGCGGAGTGCCACACGCAGGCCTTGCGGGTCGATTGTCCAGTCCCAGTTCGTTTTTTCCAGGGATGGGTTGTCAGCTGTTCTGTATAGTCCAGGCACACCTGAGGCCTTAGTGGTCCCTTTTTTGCCTGTGGTATTCATTTCACCTTCAGACACTCCCCCATCAAGCGGATTGGCTTCAAAGGTAGCGGTTTGATAATAATTGAGTCCCATAAAGTCCGGCTTCCCTTCTTGCAGGAGCTCCAGATCCCCTGCTTCCAGCGATGGTGCCAGCCCTTCCTTCTCTAAGTAATCCCACGCAGCTTTCGGATACTTCCCCCATGCGTAGACATCCATCCACCAGTGGCTGTTCAGCTCTTCTGCATTTTCGCTGGCAATGATGTCCTTTGGTTCAGGAGAGCGGGGGTACGAAGGCGTGTAGGCAAAACTTGGCCCGATTTTCCCTTCCGGTACATATGAGCGGAATGCTTTTATCACACTGGCATTTGCAAGATTGGCATGATGATTCACCTGGTAAAAAAGCTTGTCATCCTTTACCCCGGGCGGGTGCATGCTATTCCGGTAGCCGAACATGGTAAAGATATTCTGCTCATTCAGGCTGACCCAGTATTTGACCCGATCGCCGAAACGCTTAAACAGTTCTGTACTGTATGCTGTGAAGTCTCCAATGATCTGCCGGGATTCCCAGCCGCCGTATTCTTCCTGCAGTGCCTGCGGCAAATCCCAGTGATATAGAGTCACGATAGGTTCAATATCATGTTTGATCAGTTCATTGATCAGTGAATCATAAAACTCGATGCCCTTTTCATTCACTTTTCCTTTTCCTTCAGGAAAGATTCTCGCCCAGGCAACCGAAAAACGGTATGCCTTCAAGCCCATTTCAGCCATCAGCTGCACATCTTCTTTATAGCGGCGGTAATGGCCTACAGCTGTATCGCCTGTGGTCCCTTTAAATGTCTTTCCAGGGATCCGGACAAATTGATCCCAATTGGAGAGACCTTTGCCCTCTTCATTCCAGGCCCCTTCTACCTGATAGGCCGCAGAAGCGGCCCCCCAAAGGAAGTTCTGGGGAAAGGCCTTCAATTCTTTATGTATCATATTCACTGCCCCTTTCTTCATATTGAAACCGGTTTCCTAAAACAGTATAACAAATTCTGATAAAACAATATATTCAGAATTATACTTTTCTACACTTTTTCACAAAAAAAAAACCGCACAGGGCGGTTATCAAATGGTCGTGCTATGTAAAACTTCTGTTTCTCTTCCTGAATACTCCCTTTTCAATAAACCGTAAACTATATGATCTACATAATGATCATAGAGCCATTCTGCTTCTCGTATTAAGCCTTCTTCCGCGAAACCGAACCGCTCCGGTAAAGCCCGGCTTTTCATATTGCCGGAAGCAGCCCTTACTTCTATCCTGTTTAGACCTGCTTTTTCGAACCCATAGTCTACCAGGGCTGAAAATGCCTTGCTCATGATTCCTTTTCCCTGGTACTTCTCGCCAAGCCAGTAGCCGATTACGCCGATTTTGTGAAGCGTGCTGATTTCATTAAATCCTATCGTGCCGGCTATTTTCCCCTTGTAAATGATGGCCGCAGCCTGGGGATGCCCTCCATTCTTCTCAAACGCATTAAGAGAAGATTGAATAAAGCTGGCTGAATCTTCTGCTGTCCTGGTATAGTCCAGCCAGCCCAGCCACTGCTTTAAATATTCCTTTGACTCGATGGTTAAAATGAATAGCTCTTCTGCATCCTCAGGCTTATAAAGCCTAAGTGAGAACTCTTCATCCAAATCCAAATTAAACATGAATACTCCCCCTTTAAGTTTTCACTATTTTACCATAATTTCCATTACTAAATATATCTTCTAATCAAAAAGGCTGACCATAAAAATGGCCAGCCTTTGTCAAATATCATTATTTTACTTTGCTCCTATACCATTCTGCAGCAGCTTCCGCTTCCTGTGATGTCAGCTGATGCCCATAATTCTCCCAGTGCAGCTCAACATCTGCATTGGCGTCCTCCAGAAGAGATGTCAGTTCTTCTGATTCTGAAGACGGGCAGATCGGATCGTTTTTGCCGGCGGCGATGAAGACGGAGGTACCGGTCAGGTCAGGCAGCTCTACACCCCTTCTCGGCACCATCGGATGATGAAGGATTGCCCCCTTTAAGGCATCTTCATAGTGGAATAACAAACTGGCAGCTATATTGGCACCATTAGAATAGCCGACGGCGAAGATATTGCTGCGGTCAAACTCATATTTGGCAGCTGCCTCATCCAGGAATTCATTCAGCTCACTTGTGCGGAAAACAAGATCTTCTTCATCAAATACACCTTCCGATAATCTCCGGAAAAAGCGCGGCATCCCATTTTCCAGCACATTTCCCCTTACGCTCAGCACAGAGGCTTCTTCATCTATAATGACAGACAGCGGAATCAGGTCCCTCTCATTTCCCCCCGTCCCGTGTAAGAGCAGGAGAGTCGGTTTATCCGGATTTGCACCCTTTCGAAAAATATGTTCCATCCCTATCACCTTCCAAAATTATTAATTGTATTGATCTTTCTCTGATTTCCCCTATTTTTAGGGTATTTAACCTTCTGATTTTTATCTTTAATTCGAGATAATTTTAAGATGCTTCTCCCATAATGTCAACAGATGCGTATTCTCTCTATATTTCATTTGTAAAAATCCTCCACTCTGATGCCTGGCACCATGTTATAATTTCCTATAGACAAGCTTAAAGGAAGTGTGCGTTTTGGCTGCTCAATCAACCGAACCTAAGAATTCATACAAAGACCTTTCCTCTGATTGCGAAAGCTGCTTCGGCCTCTGCTGCGTGGCTCTCCCGTTTGCAAAGTCTGCAGATTTTGCCATAGATAAAAGCAGCGGTGCTCCCTGCCCGAATCTGCAGGATGACTACCGGTGCAGGACCCATGAAGCACTAAGAGAGAAAGGATTTAAAGGCTGCACTGTATACGAGTGTTTTGGAGCCGGGCAGAAGGTCTCGCAGCTCACTTACGCAGGCAGAGACTGGCGGAAAAACCCTGAGATGGCAACCGAGATGTTCGAGGTATTCCCTGTGATGCAGCACCTCCATGAAATGCTTCTGTATCTGACAGAGGCACTTAGCCTGAAAGAAACACTTCCCCTAAAAGATGAACTTCAGTCTGCCTTGGACAGCATTAAGCTGCTGACATTGCTGGAGGCTAAGTCCATTATAAACCTCGATGTTCATGCACACAGAAGTATGGTCAGTGAATTGCTGAACAAAAGCAGTGAACTATACAGGAAAAATGTCCCTTACAATAGGTCCCCTAAGGTAATGTCCAAATTGAAAAGAAGCAGTGATTTTATAGGTGCCTCTTTAAAAGGGGAAGATCTCAGAGGAGCCAGCCTGCGAGGGGCACTATTGATTGCAGTAAATCTGCAGAATGCCGATTTGCGCAAATGCGATTTGCTTGGCGCAGATTTAAGGGATGCCAATATTTGCGGAGCAGACCTGAGAGGATGCCTTTTTTTGACGCAGGCACAAGTGAATGCTTCTATGGGAAACCTTTCGACTAAGCTGCCACCCCCCCTTAAGATACCTGCCCATTGGAGCAGGTAATTTTTTGCACAAGATGCAAAGTATAAAATTTTTGATTTAGTTTACATAATAATTTTATTGAAAACAAACTAAGGGAGATTCAGTTTTGTGAATTTCCCTATTGCCTGTATTCTGCATTATATGAATTCTCACCTGAATGGACAGACAGCAGTGTATCGGCATAGCCTACAAGACGATTGACAATTTCATCACAAACAGCGTACACAAATTTATGCCTGCCTGCTATGCAAAGTGCCGGATCATCCCAAATAATCGTCGTATTGATGTTAAAATGCTTTGTATCGTATATATTATAATGGATGATTGCCTTCCCTGCTGCTCCGCCCGTTTGCGGATCCTGGTATCCCGGCAGGAACACATACCATTCCTCAGCAGTAGGGGACCGGAAATTTTTTGTGAATGATAGTCCTGCTATTGCGGTGCTGACTTCTTTCTTAGTCTCTTCATCCATTGCATCGATTAATTTATTGTTCAACCATTCTTCCTTCCTTCTATAACCAAATAATCACTTTTGATGCCTGTGTGCCTTGCGGATGCATGAACGGCAAAAACCCATTTCATCTTCATATGGAAACCAGGACTCACAGTTCAAGCATCTTTTATACAGCACCCGGTCAATCAGCAGATCATAGCCGTAATAGGTTTTCAGCTTTTCAATCCTCATGATTCAGCCTCCCTGCTTGAGCATATGGGCAATATATGCAGGGAGGCTGGGCGATGCAGCTTGGGCTTTTTTAAATCTCAATGATGATCGGCAGGATCATCGGCTTCCGTTTCGTTTCGGAGAATAAATATTGCCCGACTGCTCTCTTGATTTTCTGCTTGGTGGAATTTCTTTGGTAGTAATTTTCCTGCCTTAGATCATTCACTGTACTTTTGACAATACTGTTCACTTTTCTCAGCAGATCATCAGATTCGCGCGTATAGACAAAGCCCCGTGATATAGTATCAGGCCCTGAAACAATTTTCCTTTCCTTCTTGCTGAAGGTGAAGACGATGACAAGCATTCCATCCTCTGACAGCTGCTTCCTGTCGCGGAGGACAACCTCGCCGACATCTCCAACACCCATTCCGTCAATAAGGGTATTGCCTGATGGCACCTCCCTGGTCTGGCGGGCTGTTCCATTTTCAATATCCACGACATCCCCGTTTTTCACAATAAATGTATGTCCCTCTTCTACACCTGCAGACTCAGCCAGCAGCCTGTGGTGATGAAGCATCCGGTATTCTCCGTGTATGGGAATGAAATACTTAGGCTTCATCAGAGTGAGCATCAGTTTGAGATCCTCCTGGTAGCCGTGGCCTGAAACATGCATTCCGGTTGAACTGCCAGAGCCGTATATGACATTTGCGCCAAGCATATAAAGATTGTCAATTATCTTGGTCACACCACGTTCATTCCCGGGTATAGGACCTGCTGCAAGAATGACCGTATCTCCCGGCAGCACTTCGGCATCCCTGAAATTATTCCTGGACAGCCGGGCAAGAGCGGCCATTGGCTCCCCCTGGCTTCCTGTACACAAAATACACACCTTTTCAGGAGGCAGCGAATCGGTATCCGATCCCTGGATCAGCATGCCTTCAGGTATAGTCAGATAGCCTCGTTCCATTGCGACGCCTACTACATTGATCATGCTCCGGCCTAGAAGAGCCAGTTTGCGCCCCGTTTTGAAGCAGGCATCTGCCACCTGCTGGACCCTGTTCACATTAGAAGCAAAGGTGGAAATGATGACCTTCCTCTCCGCCTTAACGAAAGCCTCCAGAATATGGTCACCAACAATTCTTTCGGACGGAGAAAAACCGGTCCGCTCCGCATTTGTACTTTCAGAAAGAAGAGCCAGCACACCGCTTGTCCCTAATTCCGCCATCTTATGGATATCCGCATACTGCTCATTCATAGGGGTCAGGTCGAATTTGAAATCGCCTGTATGGACGACCAATCCTTCCGGAGTTTGAAAAGCAATCCCGAGGCAGTCCGGTATGCTGTGGTTGACCTTGAAAAAGCTTGCCCTGATGCTGCCGAGTTCCAGAACAGTGTCAGAGTCAATCTGAATCAGTTCAGTATCAGCAAGAATCCCATGCTCCGTCAATTTCAGTTCAATCAGGCCCAGAGTAAACCTTGTTCCATAGACAGGGACATTCACCCTCTTCAGAAAATAGCCGATGCCTCCAATATGATCTTCATGCCCATGTGTAATAATCAAACCTTTTATCTTTGATCTGTTTTCTTCAAGATAAGAAATATCAGGAATGATTAAATCTATGCCCATCAGGCTTTCATCAGGAAATTTCCCTCCGCAGTCGATGACTATGATATCATCACCGGATTGCAGAACATACATATTCTTGCCGATTTCATTTACGCCGCCAAGGGCGAAAATAGACACTGCACCTTCGTTCATGCTCAAACCCTCCTATTCATTCAGCCCTAACTCGGCTGATTCCAGATTCTGTCCAGGTCCAATGGGACATACACCTTTTCTCCATTGATCTGCTTATGTACGATTGGCTGCTGGAAATAATGGTCCAAAGAGTATTCCTTGCCCTGATGCCTTGCTGTTATATTCTGCCCTAGCAGTTTTTCCAATCGGGTCTCTGATTGATGCATCATGATGCCCCCCCTTGTCAAAACCTTTTACATCGTTAATATGACCTGAACATGCTGATATTATTTCCATATATCAGTAAAAAACATATGCAGATAGAATCTGGACATACTGCAAATATTGTTTGGTCATTACACATAGATTTTGAAAGCATCCCCCGTGTATTGGAACGTCTGCTTTTTATTATTATTATTCTAATTATTTATATCTCCAAAAAAAAGGCTGCTCCAATTAGGAGCAGTCCTCATTCATAATACTCACATTCCTTGTTTCATTTTGGTTATTCCGCCAAGTAAGCCAGCCGGCAATAAAACCTGCCAATATATTGGCAGACACGTAAATTAAGTATTCTCCCCATAAATCTTCGTTTTCTCTGAATTCAGCCAGGCTGGAAAAA is a window from the Bacillus infantis NRRL B-14911 genome containing:
- a CDS encoding carbohydrate ABC transporter permease, with protein sequence MSMNTAKKKPGKGNLPIYLFLSIASLVSLFPFYWMFVMATSPSSAYNTIPPTLTPGNLLVDNFKKVLSNIDFFNAMWNSFIICVVVTLVVLAISSLAGFAFAKFKFPGKNILFISILVTMIIPPQLGLIPQYFLISKAGLLDTLPGVMLLFFLNPLGIFLMRQYVNEAVPDELIEAAKLDGCSNFRIYRSIVLPIILPAFATLGIIVFTAVWGEFLWQFTVLRDPEMYTIQVALANLSNTHNIDFGMIMSGVFWATVPLLVIFLMFNKLFISSITEGSVK
- a CDS encoding ABC transporter substrate-binding protein — encoded protein: MVQIYLLIMGEIHLKWNSLKKIAAFGASSVLALSLAACSGEETSSGGSDGGGDVTLSFWTFGATNYEELAKKYTEQNPNVKIKVKSSETADHHDALFTALSAGSGAPDIAMLEIDQFDRFKVAQDRFENLYDLGAKDVQDQYLDWKWKGGENADGDFLFGMPTDIGPKALYYRVDLFEEAGLPTEPAEVESLINSPEAFQEAGIQLKEKTGKPFVDSIEMAYRAYLDAAESTYLNPDGELLLEEDGNAVKEAYDYAVKLNELGIVGKYDMWSPEWSNAVNKGEFAAELGAGWLKGWMEGNAPDAVGKWRVATLPKEFAANWGGSYIAVPKETKNAQAAYDFIEWLVAPEQQLESFQSKGLFPSAPAVYDMDAFKSNEDEFFGGQVTSTVFANAAQDIEGAVFKGEKYFPVHQEVVNALKNVQNGKDPEKEWKAAIKRAKDLLGR
- a CDS encoding pentapeptide repeat-containing protein, whose protein sequence is MAAQSTEPKNSYKDLSSDCESCFGLCCVALPFAKSADFAIDKSSGAPCPNLQDDYRCRTHEALREKGFKGCTVYECFGAGQKVSQLTYAGRDWRKNPEMATEMFEVFPVMQHLHEMLLYLTEALSLKETLPLKDELQSALDSIKLLTLLEAKSIINLDVHAHRSMVSELLNKSSELYRKNVPYNRSPKVMSKLKRSSDFIGASLKGEDLRGASLRGALLIAVNLQNADLRKCDLLGADLRDANICGADLRGCLFLTQAQVNASMGNLSTKLPPPLKIPAHWSR
- a CDS encoding alpha/beta hydrolase, with translation MEHIFRKGANPDKPTLLLLHGTGGNERDLIPLSVIIDEEASVLSVRGNVLENGMPRFFRRLSEGVFDEEDLVFRTSELNEFLDEAAAKYEFDRSNIFAVGYSNGANIAASLLFHYEDALKGAILHHPMVPRRGVELPDLTGTSVFIAAGKNDPICPSSESEELTSLLEDANADVELHWENYGHQLTSQEAEAAAEWYRSKVK
- a CDS encoding glycoside hydrolase family 1 protein → MIHKELKAFPQNFLWGAASAAYQVEGAWNEEGKGLSNWDQFVRIPGKTFKGTTGDTAVGHYRRYKEDVQLMAEMGLKAYRFSVAWARIFPEGKGKVNEKGIEFYDSLINELIKHDIEPIVTLYHWDLPQALQEEYGGWESRQIIGDFTAYSTELFKRFGDRVKYWVSLNEQNIFTMFGYRNSMHPPGVKDDKLFYQVNHHANLANASVIKAFRSYVPEGKIGPSFAYTPSYPRSPEPKDIIASENAEELNSHWWMDVYAWGKYPKAAWDYLEKEGLAPSLEAGDLELLQEGKPDFMGLNYYQTATFEANPLDGGVSEGEMNTTGKKGTTKASGVPGLYRTADNPSLEKTNWDWTIDPQGLRVALRRITSRYQLPVLISENGLGEFDKLEEDGKVNDDYRIAFIRAHIQSMQEAISDGVELLGYCVWSFTDLLSWLNGFQKRYGFVYVNQHEEGEHDLKRTKKKSFYWYSEVIKSNGETL
- a CDS encoding carbohydrate ABC transporter permease, yielding MQTAAKESKTGTGQMTGTKKRLSESKKDMISGYLYIAPFFIIFAIIGLYPALFSLYLAFQKWNGLSPMTFAGLNNFKIVLEDPLFWKSVYNTIVMGLLGTAPQLIIGIILAFLLNLTFIRFKNFFRVTIFMPYITSMVAVALIFSVLFSNHETSLANYVLGLFGFDPVNWGASEWGTKIAISIMVFWRWVGYNTIIFLAGIQSIPNDLYEAATIDGASKTQQLFYITLPLLKPFILLTVFFSTVGALQLFSEPTVFLGAGAFSRDEAMTIVMYLYRDAFKLQSFGTASATAIILLVIIAAFATINTMLTSGYGRGKRRAAK
- a CDS encoding ribonuclease J, coding for MNEGAVSIFALGGVNEIGKNMYVLQSGDDIIVIDCGGKFPDESLMGIDLIIPDISYLEENRSKIKGLIITHGHEDHIGGIGYFLKRVNVPVYGTRFTLGLIELKLTEHGILADTELIQIDSDTVLELGSIRASFFKVNHSIPDCLGIAFQTPEGLVVHTGDFKFDLTPMNEQYADIHKMAELGTSGVLALLSESTNAERTGFSPSERIVGDHILEAFVKAERKVIISTFASNVNRVQQVADACFKTGRKLALLGRSMINVVGVAMERGYLTIPEGMLIQGSDTDSLPPEKVCILCTGSQGEPMAALARLSRNNFRDAEVLPGDTVILAAGPIPGNERGVTKIIDNLYMLGANVIYGSGSSTGMHVSGHGYQEDLKLMLTLMKPKYFIPIHGEYRMLHHHRLLAESAGVEEGHTFIVKNGDVVDIENGTARQTREVPSGNTLIDGMGVGDVGEVVLRDRKQLSEDGMLVIVFTFSKKERKIVSGPDTISRGFVYTRESDDLLRKVNSIVKSTVNDLRQENYYQRNSTKQKIKRAVGQYLFSETKRKPMILPIIIEI
- a CDS encoding GNAT family N-acetyltransferase, whose protein sequence is MFNLDLDEEFSLRLYKPEDAEELFILTIESKEYLKQWLGWLDYTRTAEDSASFIQSSLNAFEKNGGHPQAAAIIYKGKIAGTIGFNEISTLHKIGVIGYWLGEKYQGKGIMSKAFSALVDYGFEKAGLNRIEVRAASGNMKSRALPERFGFAEEGLIREAEWLYDHYVDHIVYGLLKREYSGRETEVLHSTTI
- a CDS encoding LacI family DNA-binding transcriptional regulator; protein product: MSLTIKNIAEIAGVSAATVSKVINNYGGISERTKKKVMDVILEMDYEPNFSARSLATKKSNLIGLIYAGKINVDMTHPYFNEVISSFKKNIGMLGYDILMFSNENFRQDNGSYMARCRHFNVDGCLVIAGEEVEEAVHELAKADFPCIGIDIELSGPKSAFVMTDNVNLSRKVIEHLYLNSVRDVGFIGGMKGSVISNLRKKGFLEAMNQFGLEIRDDWIQYGDYHEDSGYDCMKRILEGKRKPEAVFAASDLMALGALRAIKEAGLSVPHDIRVIGCDDIAACRYSDPKLSTVKQDKEKFGKLSAYMLNDLINGKSQPRPALIDSELIIRESCGTHL